The genomic window CTTTGCCTAGGAGTGGGATTTTtagctcaaaggatatgaataactttctcactttttttttttaaagcaaaattccaaattgttttcccgAATGTCTGGACCAATTCATAGATCCCCTAAAAATGTAACTGTCTTCCTTTAACCCTTCCGTCATTGACTAATATTGAgcctcttttgttatctttgtcacTTTAATGTGAAACTTGAGGTGAAATTTTAGAACTGTTTTAATTGAATTTCTGTAATATAactagagttaaagatcttccctgcccattaataggcctcagatactttttattagtttctaatgaggcactggatcacaAAAGGTTGTGTTcttcagctctgaaaagtgtatatagaCTCTGAAGTAAAGTTTTagtttggggcttactctttggaagaaggttcttgtgccagatgagactctgggcagccattttaagaagccccctggctttgaaaactcagatgttgttgcttctctctctggtaactatgtatgcatgtaagaGTAAGATAGTTGGCTtgctctgttgatctgtgattatatatattgcttatggtcaggcaggtAGAAGCCCCATCTGTTggtatttatttctctgtttgtatttctctgttggtaaatgtaattaaaatagattgttgacccctcaaaagttgctttccttttagaaaagcagatctaagaaactgtgcagcaggccctcctgggtaTGCTGGTGTCCTTGCTACTACAATTTCTAACATTGACATACTGCTTTATGTTGCGCTTTatgtgcattatctcatttgagcttcacaacaaacATGGGTGGTGGGTACTACAGGTATTAATATTCTCaattcagagatgaggaaactgaggcacaagaagtttaagtgatttgcacacaTATAATAAGTATTGCAGATGGAACTTGACTCCCAAGTTCAGCTCTTTATTTCCTTCACCATCCTGCCTTTTTGCGTTTGTCCTTAAATTCTATCCCTACTTAATTCCATTTCCAGCAAAATTAGTCATAATTTGTGAGAGCCAAGGGATTTTCTGAGGGTCCGCTGGAGTGCAGCTTTCACTTCACTGTTCCTCAGGCTGTAGATTATAGGGTTCAACATGGGAGTCACTACAGTGTAGAACAGTGAGAGCAGCTTCTTATTCTCAGGTGAGGTGTTGGATCGAGGTCGGAAGTAGGTGAGGATGGCAGTGCTATAGAAGAGGGAGACAACAACTAGGTGGGAAGAACAAGTAGAGAAAGCCTTGTGCTTTCCCTCTGCTGAGGGCATCCTGAAGATGGTGGAGAGGATTCGCACATAGGACCCCAGGATcagcaagaaaggaaagaggataaaTAAGACCGTGGCTGTCAGTGCCTCCAGCTCAAATAAGGAAGTGTCAGCACAGACTAGTGCAATTACAGGAGGGCTGTCACAGAAAAAGTGATTTACTCTGTTTGGACCACAAAATGGGAAGCTGAAAATCCATGTTGTTTGTACTGTGGCCACAGGAAACCCGGAGAACCAAGAGGCAGCAGCCAATTGGATACAAGCTTTCTGGTCCATGAGGATGGGGTAACGCAAAGGGTCACAGATGGCCACATAGCGGTCATAGGCCATGGTAGCAAGGAGGCAGCATTCAGCagctccaaagaagaaaaaaaaatacatttgggtTGCACAGCCAAGAAAAGAGATAGTTGTGTCTTTGGTTAGCAGGGTACTTAGCATCTTGGGCACAATGACCATGTTAAAACTAATTTCCAGGAAGGACAGGTTCttgaggaagaagtacatggggcTATGTAGGGCAGAATCAGATGTAGTGACCAGGATGATAAGGACATTGCCCATAAAAGtgacaaaataaataatcagAAACAACAGGAACAGTAGAATCTGTAGCTCAGGGGGCAGGCCAGAGAAGCTAACAAGGACAAATTCATTCACTATTGTCCAATTCCCCCAAACCATTCTAGGCCAGAACTGTTTACACTTTGGGGAGGTGAAAGAATTTCTTTCAGCCCCAAGGGGACAGAGAATTTACCATCCACTGTCTACATCTCCATTCCACCTTACAGAAAAATGTCTTTATAtgaattttctcctttacttttttgtcctcactttctcctcaagtTTCTGAAGATCCAAGGACCTGCATCTTCCAAAAGACAAACATTTGGCACTGTTTCACATCCCATAGGATAAATAAAAAGATCATGTAGATCACCTTTAACCCTTCAAATTCTTCTTCATGATCTGTCTTCTCTGCAGGGATTTGTCACAAATGTTTCACCATTGTATCCCTCTTCCCTCGCTTTGTCTGTCAGTTTTCTAAGACAGGAAGTAGGGCTATTGCAGCAATAATGAAAGCTGTTCAAATCAGATGGAATTCTTATCTGCAAAGCAAAAGTTGGGAAACATAATTAAGACAACACTTCTTTATCAGCTAGTCATTGCCTTCCCTGTGATCAGAGCCCTGGACTAGATGCCATGGAGGGtacaaaggaaggagaaggtaCAGTTCTTCCTACTAACAGAActctttaatgaaaaaaaaagtaatgccCTCAAAGAGCTCTCAGCCTAAAGGGAGACACACAGAGGATAAGGATGGGATCCCAGACCTCTTCATCTGATTGTCTTAGCACCACAGGAGGTGCCATCAGACACAGGAGCGAATCTGTGACACAGGTGAGGGATTAACTATTACTCAAATCAGTCTAATAATTCATGTTAGTTCCAACAGCAGGAGAAGCATGAGTCTTAATTTTCTTTGTGGTATTACTCTTTTTTGGGGGTGAtggtggaggaggaggatttttttgcttcattaacatttttattatgcCTATAAACTTAAGTTAGTGTGAATGTGTAGGTAGCTAAATTTTCATAGCTACAGTATCTCATGAGATACAGTAAAGACCATAGTCtagggtgccaggcctagaggcctgtgggctacccgagtcttcccttacctctatcggaggtcttcggttggccaaaccggatgctcgtatgagagaaaggatgttccagagtcgaacaagggttgagctttattcagggttctggttacaagtgcaggggaattcttccttaggagggagcgaagaatctcccaaggaggcaaagatcttacaataagagattggaagtagaagtgtaagtggggagagagggggaggggagagaggagagaggaaaagcggagccttctgtcctgtccgctccacgcccctctgcccaagagaactttcaggctttcctgatcctacttaagctctccagtcacgtagtttgcacgtcaataccgagcctgttaggtaactaggtgtgcccagatccgggacaatctcgagggcagggagagctctttcccatcacgtttctcacgggaagaggcagaaatacacgagatagctcggttcacttcgattcccagtcgtttcctgggggggcctcgtgagaactctaagatttagaagttcccacctttacccgcccgagactgtccacctggaattgagcttccatccccagcactagGGCATGTGAAAGATAATCAGGCCATTGTAGCTATGTCAGTTATAGACTCCTTAAACTGCATAGACTGGAAATATCTAATCAAATCTATACCTTCTTCAGTATCCATTTAGCCAATTGACTTTTGGCAAActcatcagaattttttttgtttttgtttttgttttttttagttaacaaacatttattttctctttcctcttcccttcatctcctctaaattctttatatttaGCCAGTTTGCTCCCTGCAACTTCTGCCACCTGGGGCTGAACAACACACATTTTTCCAGAAGGAGAATCCATTAAATATCTTAAGAGATCTATCATGGTccttcaaatcttttcttctgcAGACTagacattctcattttttttcaattcatccTTATATTTACTTTGGGCAATTTGGCTACAGCAATCTTATTTCAGCTACTATCCTCAATAGTCGATCAAGATCTTTTGCCTTTACTGTTTATTGACCCTATTTCTCATAGGCTGAAACTAAGGCCAATGAAAATCATTAATCATAGTGAATAGGCAAAAACTTTTCTTATGTGAGACTCTAcattttctgaacctcagtttcctcatctataaaataaacagaaTCGACTAGACAACCTCTGAAGTATCTTTCAGctttaattctatgatcctaaaaatCTGATTGACCTCCCACATCTTCATTCCAGACTGTCACTATCCTTCTTGAAATACAGTGCCCTTGAACAATGCATTGCCAATATGATCTGATGAGGGTAGAGTTCAGCAGGAACAAGTTCCAAGGTCAAGTAACAGCCGTTTTTTATACCAGCAATGTCTGTTCCCTGTTGTTTATGTATTCTGAATAAATACAGCTCCCAAATAGTAACACTTATGTTCTAGGTGTTATGATGGCTGCCTTAACTTCTTCCCACTCCATGATTTCTCCTCTCTGCTCCCACCTCCTCAATGCTTCCTTCTTTGTTGTGCCAGTGTCACCTTTCTTTggtcttttccctctttacttTTGACATGATGGGTAGATAGAGGTCCTTAAAATGCCTTTGGTGGAACAAACTCACCATGGATTCATGTTCTACTCCTTACATTCTcaatttattagctgtgagatGTTCACAGCATGAGGATTGGGAGCTGGCCATggggagaagaagaaatcagttttaaaattttatacatttaaaaagtcATGAAAGGTTGTTAGAGCAACAAATATTTGTCATAGAATATACTGCTTAGCAGTatcatttataatattattatgatAACTAGTAAAGGTTAAAGAGCTTCTTGATTACTTAGTATGGTTAGAATTTGAATAAGGTTGTTGCAGCCAAAATGGATGAGTGGTTGGGAAAATCTGTTCAGACCATATCCCCTATAATCTAGTGAGTAATACATTATTCTTTCAATGCTACCTAGAATTTCACAGACAGCATGGTCTTCCCATGGTCTTACTTGGACAAGAAATGGTAATTACTGCTGCTGTTGTGAAGATCCTAAAGAATCCTACTAGAGATTGTATCAGCTTTGGTACTCACACTTCATCAGTACCCTCTGACTGGAGAACTGGAGAGTGGAGCAAAAAAAGCTCCTTCCATAGCTTCTCCTCTCAGAATCCCAGCCATCCATTCCTTGTGTCCCTTcctctttcagcttccttttgtgtactgtcttcccaactggactgtgagctccttaagggcaaggactgtttctttttcttatttgtattctcagtgctcagcacaatgccttgtacagagtagttgcttaataaatgtttatcatatATATTGGTTTCAGGTGTGAAATATGGAAATGACTGAATCTTCTAGGTCCTGGGTTATCCCAACCCAAAAATAATTatgttaaattttatataatttcatttatgGCATGAGTTATAGTGTTCTAACGTAAAGGAAGACctattagtttccttgatattaaCAAGCTAAATTGAGGAGTTTGGCTCTTTCTTAGTTTCCCTGATTCCTGACTCATTCATATGAGTGTAATCAAACTTGTGTTATATTCAGTTCATCTTGAAAATATTTCTCCCACTTGGCCAAAATAGGTTGTGGAACTCAGCCATATAGTAATTTGAGCAGAGATATCCTAGTGGTCCCGTATAAGGAACTCCTTTTGGTGAATCCAGGCACAGGTCCAGTCAGTTCAGTGTTCCATATAGCAGTGTAAACATTGCTTAACATGCCATTTTCTTTATGACATACCCACTTGCCCATGAATTGTAGGTTGCTAAAAGTAGAAGCTAAACTCATCAACTTCTTTTGAAGGCATTTCCAAAATCTGGGTGTAAATTGTAGTTCCTGGACTAGTGGGATCTGTATAGAGAGCCTATGTAGATCCAGGCTTCTTTATGAAAATATCAGGTCATCTAGGAAGTAGATGTTAACTCTGCACAGAAGGTGAAATGGGAGATTGGGAAGACAGAATTAAAATGATTACTGAgccattttcaattattttcagaAAGTCATTGACTTGGACAGGATATAAATAAACAGTTCAGATATTCAAAAAATGGTAGAAGTTCATTGTTTTCCACTTACATCCCAATGAACTTGATTTAGTTCCAGGCAAGATTCTGGAACTCATTAACTAAAGGAATAGTTtgtaaaaaattagaaaggaaattagTGATGATCAAGATCTAGGATCAATTAATGAAGAATAATTGATCCCAGATTAACTTCTTGCTATTTTTATAATTACTAGAGTTGTAGATTCTGGGAATTCTGTATTGATTAATCAATAAAGATAAATtgagcaccttctatgtgccttGTACTGTACtgagcactgggtatacaaaaagaggcaaaagacagtttctgccctcaaggaacttacaatctaatgagagagacaacatgcaaacaaatatatgcaaagcaaacaaaatataggataaataggaaataattaacagagaaaaggcactgaaattaaggcATACTATATCTGTATCTAAGCAAGGCCTAACAAAGTTTTTTGTCCTTGTGGATAAGATAAAGAGGTATGAACTAAATGAGTTCAGTTAGGTCCATTCGGATTGTTCTGATCCACAGAATAGGGATGAAATGATTTATTTCAGTCTGGAGGGAGGTCTTGTGTGGAATACTCTTAGGCTCTGTCCTTGGTCCAGTTCTGCTCAACATCAAAATAGTGAACTTAGATGAAATTTTAGGTGTCATGTTCATCAAATTTGTAGGTAAAATGAAGTTGAGAGGGACAGCAAACAATCTTATAGACTAGAACAATGGACCAAATCCAAGAAGTCAAAATCGAATAGAGCTGAATGTAAAGCACTATACTTGGGTTAACTCTCCTCCCTCCAACAATTGCAGAAGTACAGAACAAGGAGCTGCCTTCCCTTCACCtcctcccctctactttcctacACCTGATTCcacatcttcctttcttttacatGATTGACTACACCATCATATGTcaatcagaaaagaaagaaagaaacatttatcaagaaTCTACTaaatgttaggcactgtgctaagtactttacagctATTATCTTATTAGATAGATCCTTGCagcaactctaggaggtaggtgttgttattagcCCCATtctacagttggggaaactgagacagacagtaaTTCCATAATCTGGGTCACACAACTTGAaagatctgaggtcagatttgaactcaggtcttcctgactccaggtccagcgctttATCTATGGTGCCATGAAAATCCCtgttaaatttacaagaatagaaTATTCTGCTAATCTTAGCTCTTTCAGTCTTCATTTAAGCTTATTTCTGGTGCTCACTCTCTCAAGATTATTGAGTCTGCTTTGAGGCAGCAACAATACATTGCTATCTATTGTCTAAGCATAATGACCAATTGAAGCCCCTCCCAAATGAGATGCACTAGTGTGTGTCCTCCAGTTATGGTAGCACCTGATTCTTTCTGGACCCTGTAGTTTAACTATATCTTCAAGACTATCTCCTCCTAGGCTCAAATGGCCCTTAAACGTCTGCATTCAATTGGTTTATTCACTTTAAAGACTAAAGTGTTGGATACTCAGCAGCATGGAAACCAGGTTACTCTTGTGATGGTTTCATGTTCAAACCACCTGTAATTAGCCTTAAGAGGCTGATTGGAGGATCACTCTCTCAGTCAGAGGAATGACCCAATCCAAAACAACCCCTCTGACCTTGACTACCCTAACCTGGTCTGTTGAACGGATCTGGAGCTAGGATGAACCTCACACTTGCACCAGCACTGGAAAATCCACTTATTCTTATTAACTCAAGAACATGAGACTATTGTCTGGGGGAATCAGGGGTAACCTTTGTGGTACACTCCTGCTATGCCATGACTACATCTTTCCTACAcacatctccccacccccaccattctTGTAGCTGTTCtcccaacattttttaaaaaaaaaaaaacacttgaaatagCCCATTTAAGGGGACTCCACAGATGACAGACAGGGTCCTCAGCTATTCTCAAGAGAAAGCACAaggctgaggaaaataaaatgctttcagATATGGAGGCTCAAGTTTCTAGCCAAGCTGATCCCGGGACACTAAATATTCTCTGACTAGGAGTTTATAGGTAGATATTTACCAGTATGGTCATGCATCATTATTCTGtttcttgagtcaggaagatcccagacacttactaaaattgagttgtgtgatcctgggcaaaccataaaaaaaatctgtctcagttccctcatctataaaatgtaaatgataacaacacttacctcccagggttgttgtgagggtcaaatgagaaaacaactgtaaagggcttagcacagcatctaacacatatacaaatatacaaatttagatgttgttgttattgttattattactacttgctacttgtgtgatcttggacaagtcacctaaactctctgggtcttggttttctctttaaaatgatggGTTTGGACAATGTGATTCTTAATCTATGGTACGTAGTGGCACATCCCCCTGCTAGTTACCATTCCTGAATGGGAAATAGAatacactcaaacacacacacacacacacacacaaatacccatccatgcatgtgcacatgcacacagaccCCACCCATGGAAGGAAAGGTACCTAATAACTCAAACTATGTCACACAAAATCTTTCTATTTCAGAAGTCTCCTTCCTCACCAACACCCCCATCAGTTTTGCATTCAAGGTCTCATGATAGCATTGTGGAGGCCAGTTTAAAGATCCAACAACAGCAATCTCCATTGTAGTCCATGGCTTTAGTTTGCTCCTATTCCTAGCTCCTTCCAAACAGAAGCACCAATGTACTTCCTGGTGCCATGGCTACAGCTGCTTCCTCCCATTTTGCAGTTTGGCTGTACTGCCTTTTACTTTATGTTAATATCCTCCAGAATTACATTGATCCATCCATTAacacttttgattatttttacttttgatcATTTGACCAGTTAATATTTTACCtaattatacttttatttcttcatcttcctcatgAGGATATCATGAAAAACTATATCAGATTTGTTGTTGAAATCTACATTTCTCTGATTAAATACTAATCCTTTAAAACACAAAAGTAATGAGGTTAATGTAGTATGAGTCACTCTAAATTAACCGGTGCTAATTCAtagtgatcactgcttccttttctgaataCTTAGAAATGatccatttaataataataatcttggTAGTCATGCCCTATTACTAAGACACCACACCAAGGTTCAACTTCTTTaattcccatttctccctttgtgtGGCTCTCTGATCTCCTCTTGCTCAACTGATTTTTGCCTGGTGTTCTAGTTCCTGTTGCCACTCCAGATCATGCTATTTTCCCCAGACCCCTAGCTTTTCTGTGATTATTGGCTTCCTAATCCCATCTAGATGCATTGATCCACTTTTGTTCCTATCTTATATTTGGCTTTCCCTGTTCTTAAGATTTCCTAGCCTTAGTTCTTTATCTTATGTTCATGCCTTCTCTTATCACTGCCATTCTTAGTTGTGATATTCTAAAAATGTAGGCATTACCCAGACATGTCTGTCTAGGAATTTTATACATATGCACCCACACATACAAAATGCTAGTAAACAGAGTCCCCTCATTCTTACCCCTTtattcttttctcaaatataaaatgatagaagggatcTGCATTCTAAAAGGTCTGAGTTTTGGAGGTCCTTTGAAAACTTCTGTGTGGAAAAGGCACCTTAGCTTATTCCTCAAGACATGAAGGAATGAAATGAATGAGGAGTGGGAAAAAGCACTGAATACCATTAAGGAAAGTCAAATGAATTTTCAGAAATTCAAATCTGTACTCTTATTGCACTCATATGAGAGTACAGCTAGATCTCTTCAAGTTCAAAGGTCAGAGGAATGGAAGGTAGAGGAGGGGGAACAAGATGTGGAAGAACAAGTGATTGACTTCTAGTCAAAACAGCTGCATtccaatcccatctcagacattcactaactctttgaccttgagcaagtcactgaacctcttaaaacctcaatttcctcatctgtacaatggagcaatgacaataatgacactATCTACTTCATGAAATTCCAAGGAAAGTACACTTCTTAGGTCTCTAGATAATCCTCAGGTCTGATCAGGCCTGAAATATTACTTGTAAATTGTCCCTGATATATGCTGCTGTGGTCAGTTTCTTTTAATCAGAGAACCACATTTCTAGACACACTCAAGGAAATGGGAGTTTCTGTCATAACTAAAACCTTTTCAAAAGTAGGAAGCAGTTGGGAGAACCCAGTGAAGAGGACCAAGGAAGCAGGACTGCTTAGGGAAGGAAACTAAATCCTCCAAACTCAGCATACCTCAGGAGATTCAGAGGTGGCTGCTGGCAAGCATGATGTAACTGAAAGAATACGACACCATAAACAAGACAGAAACTTCAGACCTGCCACTAATCTTGATGTGATTTTAGTCCCCTAACCTCTCCATCTCTCAGTgactccatctgtaaaatggggatagaacGTATGTCACAGGGCTTTTGGTGGGTGTAACGTATTAGATGTGAAAACACTTAGAGAAGTACAAAAAGTATAAAGAAAgctggatttgtagtcaaagtttggggtttgaatcctgattttgaatttttaatattGTAATCTTGGGCGAATCATTTACTCCCTCTATGCTTTTAGTTTATTTCCCTgcaaatgaagggattggactagatggcttttaggtttccttccagctttaagtctatgatcctatgaaggcTATAGGAAAGTTTGAagcattattattgtttttgtctctgtagctCTGTCAGGGCAATATCTCAAAACAAAATAGCCTAGACCTTGCCCAAAAGACTTAAGGGAAAATTAAGCATGAgaggtagagaaaagagaagaaactgaggcacagggaggttgCAGACATCCCAGGATTCAATCATGGCTCTAATGAAACactgaggagcttatattctggcAACAATTCAGTGTCTTCTAGAAGAATTACCCTTTATTCCTAGTCATTGTGTCTGGGAGTTTCCAGTCTCTGTGTCTTAAGAAATTCCAACaattataattgtcattttttcttttctcttccttccttccttccttccttccttccttccttccttccttccttccttccttccttccttccttccttccttccttctttccttttctccctctctcctaccctttcttttttccccttgcctctttttatttcctttcctttttccagtcTCCCAGAGTTAGGAAAAATGGTGATGGGAAATGTTTCCTTGCCTACTTTCCAAACTCATTAAACCTCTGAAGTTTGCTGATACCTCAAGCCTTTACTCTCAATCCCTTACATTCTTATCTATAACTCCAGACTTTGACCTCTATGCCTCCCATCCTCATAAGAGTGAGATGTGAAAACAGAAATGGTGGAAATAAAGAGATTATTTTTTGTATAGAAAATCCATAATGCCTTCTCCCATCTTCTGTCCTTTATATACCTGATAAGGTCATCTGCTTCAGTCACTTCAGAGTAGCCTTGTATTTAGCCTGTGTCTAAAACTTCAGTAGAGCCCAGGCTGGGTCTGTGTTACTCACTTAAGAGGAACTCTGACCTGAATTAcgacttttttttttagctgttcctGGAGACCATAGGGATGGGGAATTCTCCAGGGTACCTCTTCCTTGAGAGTCATATGTAAAATCACAAAACTGTCTCCTGTCAGGAGGGTGAGATGGGATTCCTGAAGTCTCTCTCTCCTCATGATTGGAAGAAAGTTTCAGCTACAGCTTCCACCTTGTAAGCAGATGGCTGGGCAGATAAGTAGAGCTCAGGGGACTGGTATTAACATACTCTGTTTGGGCTCAGGAGAGACTGAAGGAAATGTTAGTTTGCCCATCCCCTTGTATCTTTGCCATATTTCTAGCTTGGCATGGACATGTGTGCCTTGCATCTTGTAAATAACCTCAGGTGGGGAAAACCATCAATTGTCTTGGTAAAAGACAGTCAACGGGCAACAGTACCAAAGTAACCACTGGGTACATTGCACAGAGACTATTACTTATAAAACATGATTTTGTGATTACAAGATGGCCAAAAGttgtatgaaatgatgtttcCTGTTGCCTTTGGAAGTGGGGTAAAACCCATCTCTATTAAAACCTATAGTTACTTTCATTTATAGTGAGAATATCAATTGATATGATTCCGATCAAAATACCCCCAAGTCTTACCTTATGCATACAGAGTATGGGGCAAACCTTCTATACCCAGAGATACTCTGCTTTGTAAAACGATCTCA from Notamacropus eugenii isolate mMacEug1 chromosome 1, mMacEug1.pri_v2, whole genome shotgun sequence includes these protein-coding regions:
- the LOC140526682 gene encoding olfactory receptor 10A4, with amino-acid sequence MVWGNWTIVNEFVLVSFSGLPPELQILLFLLFLIIYFVTFMGNVLIILVTTSDSALHSPMYFFLKNLSFLEISFNMVIVPKMLSTLLTKDTTISFLGCATQMYFFFFFGAAECCLLATMAYDRYVAICDPLRYPILMDQKACIQLAAASWFSGFPVATVQTTWIFSFPFCGPNRVNHFFCDSPPVIALVCADTSLFELEALTATVLFILFPFLLILGSYVRILSTIFRMPSAEGKHKAFSTCSSHLVVVSLFYSTAILTYFRPRSNTSPENKKLLSLFYTVVTPMLNPIIYSLRNSEVKAALQRTLRKSLGSHKL